AAACTGACTCATTTAGAGAATTCCCAGATTATGTTCGTCACAACCTCGACGCCAATAAACACAAAAAGGTAGCACTGTTTTGTACTGGTGGCATTCGCTGTGAAAAAGCTTCATCCTATATGCTTGCTCAAGGATTTGCAGAAGTTTATCACCTCAAAGGCGGCATTCTCAAATATTTAGAAGAAGTGCCAGCAGCGGAAAGTTTGTGGCAAGGGGAATGTTTTGTCTTTGATGAACGAGTAGCTGTCAGTCATGGCTTAGAGGAAGGGAGTTATGAGTTATGCCTCTGTTGCGGGCATCCAATTTCGGAAGAAGATAAGGCGTCTCCTAAGTATGAGGAAGGCATTTCTTGTGAGTATTGTTTTGATAGCTTGACTGAGGAGAAAAGAGTGCGTCAGCAAGAGAAATGGCGACAGATTCAGTTAAAGGGGAGTAGGGAGTAGGGCATTGGGCATTGGGAGAGTGGAAGAGTAGGGAGAAGGAAAAAATAATATTTCCCAGTCCCTAGTACCCAGTACCCAGTCCCTTTGATTAATTCTTCAGCGCTAGGGTTAAACCATCACCAATCGGTATTAAGCTGAGACTCACTCGCTGATCTTGATGCAGCTTTTGATTAAAGGCGCGAATTTTTTTAGTTCTGTTGTCTTGTACTTGGGGATCTGCAACTCTTCCCGACCATAGAACATTATCGATCGCAATCAATCCACCCGATCGCACTAGTTGCAGCGATCGCTCATAATAACCCTCATAATTGCTCTTATCGGCATCAATAAAAGCAAAATCAAAACTTTCCGCCTCTCCTGCCACTAGCAACTGATCTAAAGTCTCGATTGCTGGGGCAATCTGCAACTGAATTTTATCCGCCACCCCTGCTTGCTGCCAATAGCGACATGCGATCGCTGTAAACTCTTCACTAATGTCACAGGCTATCACTTTACCATCGCTGGGTAACGCTAATGCCACTACCAGAGAACTGTAACCTGTAAATACACCAATATCCAGAGTTTTCTTAGCTCCTAATAACTGCACCAGCAACGCCAGCAATTGCCCTTGTTCAGGAGCAATCTGCATCCTGCCTATCGGATACTGAGCTGTTTCTTGTCTCAGTTGAGTTAAGATTTCCGGTTCCCGCAGCGAGACTGACAGTAAGTAGTTGTACAAGTTTTGTTCGAGTCCTAATGTTTGGGTTGTCATGAGATTGAGGGCTGGGGATTGGGAACTGGGAAATGAGTCTTTGATACTCGTGGATGAGTCTTTGTAAGTCAAAAAATACTTTTGGGTTTGGAATTTTGAATTGATTTGTCTGCTTTCTCCCTAAGGCAAGTACTATCTTTAACTTCAACTCGGTATGATGATCAAAGCGATCGCTAAGGATATTTAGATAATGCCAAACCTCAAAGAAGATGATAACGCTCTGCGAGAGGTGTTGTCTCAAGCTAAAACAATCGCCGTAGTTGGTCACTCTGATAAACGCAAACGTACCAGTTATCAAATTGCTCAATTCTTGCGACACGTTGGTTACACCGTCTATCCCGTCAATCCCCTAGTTAAAGAAATCGATGGTCAGCCTAGTTATCTTTCACTCAAAGAATTACCAGAACCCGTAGATATTGTTAATGTGTTTCGCCGTTCTGAGTATTTGTCAGAAATTGTAGACGAAGCAATTTCTATCAAAGCCAAAACTGTTTGGGCGCAATTAGGTATCTGGGATGAAGCAGCAGCACAAAAAGCTTTAGATGCAAGATTGAATGTAGTGATGGATGCTTGTATCAAAATAGAATATCAGCGGTTGAGGGTGATTTAAATACAATTAATCATACTGAACCGAATTACAAGCCACTTATTTCCTCTAAAAAGACAGATATTTTATTTATTACGAATGCTTTAGTATTGCTATTTAAGCAAGTTCACCCAGTTAATCATAGATGTATCAATTTCTAATATATCTTGAGGATGATTTACTCTGCCAGACTTCTAATGCTTTAATTTGAAACCATACTCAGTTCATTCGCGCTGATTCAAGAATATTAAGAAAAATACGACTCATGCATAACAACTGAGTCAGGGACTGATTACTTCCTTGTAAAGAATATCATCAAAAAAATAACGCTATTTTAGACGTTATTAATAGTAAACGGG
This region of Nostoc sp. UHCC 0302 genomic DNA includes:
- a CDS encoding CoA-binding protein is translated as MPNLKEDDNALREVLSQAKTIAVVGHSDKRKRTSYQIAQFLRHVGYTVYPVNPLVKEIDGQPSYLSLKELPEPVDIVNVFRRSEYLSEIVDEAISIKAKTVWAQLGIWDEAAAQKALDARLNVVMDACIKIEYQRLRVI
- a CDS encoding class I SAM-dependent methyltransferase produces the protein MTTQTLGLEQNLYNYLLSVSLREPEILTQLRQETAQYPIGRMQIAPEQGQLLALLVQLLGAKKTLDIGVFTGYSSLVVALALPSDGKVIACDISEEFTAIACRYWQQAGVADKIQLQIAPAIETLDQLLVAGEAESFDFAFIDADKSNYEGYYERSLQLVRSGGLIAIDNVLWSGRVADPQVQDNRTKKIRAFNQKLHQDQRVSLSLIPIGDGLTLALKN